A region from the Nocardioides coralli genome encodes:
- a CDS encoding TadE/TadG family type IV pilus assembly protein — MADFVLVLVVLIPLFLGVLQVGLVLFVRNTLANAAAEGARHAAAFDRDLADGERRTREQVGAAVSGRFARHVDVRTVSLGGQLTVEVVVHASVPALGIGGPAIGLDVVGHAVEEAP; from the coding sequence GTGGCCGACTTCGTCCTCGTGCTGGTGGTGCTGATCCCGTTGTTCCTCGGCGTGCTGCAGGTGGGGCTGGTGCTCTTCGTCCGCAACACCCTGGCCAATGCCGCCGCCGAGGGGGCACGCCACGCGGCTGCCTTCGACCGTGACCTCGCGGACGGTGAGCGCCGCACGCGCGAGCAGGTGGGGGCGGCGGTGTCGGGTCGTTTCGCACGGCACGTCGACGTCCGCACCGTCTCCCTGGGCGGGCAGCTCACGGTCGAGGTCGTGGTGCACGCCAGCGTGCCGGCGCTCGGGATCGGGGGGCCCGCGATCGGTCTCGACGTGGTCGGCCACGCCGTCGAGGAAGCACCGTGA
- a CDS encoding TadE/TadG family type IV pilus assembly protein yields the protein MSRRSDRGQTTVLIVGLALVLLMAVGVVVDATAAYLQRQGLSSVADGAVLAAADAGSRNEAHLYGEGIGVQESLQQQRALAHAAVVDHLRATRAHGSYPGLTWELGFDASAERVTLRVRAPLDLPLTVPGSPERTIVSAEASAVVRLD from the coding sequence GTGAGCCGGCGCTCCGACCGCGGCCAGACGACGGTGCTGATCGTCGGCCTGGCGCTCGTGCTGCTGATGGCGGTGGGTGTCGTGGTCGACGCGACGGCGGCCTACCTCCAGCGGCAGGGGCTGTCCAGCGTGGCCGACGGGGCCGTCCTGGCGGCCGCCGACGCCGGCTCGCGCAACGAGGCGCACCTCTACGGCGAGGGCATCGGTGTGCAGGAGTCGCTGCAGCAGCAGCGCGCGCTCGCCCACGCCGCCGTGGTCGACCACCTGCGCGCGACCCGGGCCCACGGCTCCTATCCCGGCCTCACGTGGGAGCTCGGGTTCGACGCGTCGGCCGAGCGCGTCACCCTCCGGGTCCGCGCGCCGCTCGACCTTCCGCTCACCGTCCCCGGCTCGCCGGAGCGGACCATCGTCTCGGCCGAGGCCTCGGCCGTCGTCCGGCTGGACTGA
- a CDS encoding type II secretion system F family protein: MTLASWGAVLGLVVAAGLLLVWARVSAIRRPQLAIRVLPYLRDLPELGGTAPLASTGAVGGVFGPLLRVAAHAVERVLGGAASVRRRLEQAGLDQSVHEFRVQQVVWGLVGFAVAAGYGVVRSLTGGADPLSSALLCLVGLALGVIWRDHHLSSQVRDRERAMLLEFPAVAELLALAVAAGEGPVAALDRVVRRSGGELSRELARVLADVRTGRPVGDAFDQWAARSGQPLVCRFAQGIAVAVERGTPLADVLHAQAADVREAGRRELIETAARKEVLMMVPVVFLVLPVTVFFAFWPGVIGLSLTTP, from the coding sequence GTGACGCTGGCGTCGTGGGGTGCCGTGCTCGGTCTGGTCGTGGCGGCGGGACTGCTGCTGGTGTGGGCGCGGGTCTCGGCGATCCGACGCCCCCAGCTCGCGATCCGTGTCCTGCCCTACCTGCGCGACCTTCCGGAGCTCGGCGGCACCGCGCCCCTCGCCTCGACGGGCGCGGTCGGCGGCGTCTTCGGCCCCCTCCTGCGGGTCGCCGCCCACGCCGTCGAGCGGGTCCTCGGTGGTGCCGCATCCGTACGGCGACGCCTCGAGCAGGCAGGTCTCGACCAGTCGGTCCACGAGTTCCGGGTGCAGCAGGTCGTCTGGGGACTCGTCGGCTTCGCCGTCGCCGCCGGCTACGGCGTCGTCCGGTCGCTCACCGGTGGCGCCGACCCGCTGTCCTCGGCCCTGCTCTGCCTCGTGGGCCTGGCGCTCGGGGTCATCTGGCGCGACCACCACCTGAGCAGCCAGGTGCGTGACCGCGAGCGGGCCATGCTGCTGGAGTTCCCTGCGGTGGCAGAGCTGCTCGCCCTCGCCGTCGCCGCGGGCGAGGGGCCCGTGGCCGCGCTCGACCGCGTCGTTCGCCGCAGTGGCGGCGAGCTCTCGCGCGAGCTCGCCCGCGTGCTGGCCGACGTACGCACCGGCAGACCGGTGGGTGACGCCTTCGACCAGTGGGCCGCCCGGTCCGGGCAGCCGCTCGTCTGCCGCTTCGCCCAGGGGATCGCCGTGGCCGTCGAGCGCGGCACGCCGCTCGCCGACGTGCTCCACGCCCAGGCCGCCGACGTGCGCGAGGCCGGCCGTCGCGAGCTCATCGAGACCGCTGCCCGCAAGGAGGTCCTGATGATGGTCCCGGTCGTGTTCCTCGTGCTGCCGGTGACGGTGTTCTTCGCCTTCTGGCCGGGCGTCATCGGCCTGTCGCTGACCACCCCCTGA
- a CDS encoding type II secretion system F family protein, giving the protein MGALVGLGLGVGLLLVWSALALPHETRTQSHEPRLRTMLARADLDQVSSGSFVAMCLILGLGAGVLVQLVSGAPPVALSFAVIAGGAPVAVVRARGRRRLRELAQVWPEAVDNLASAVRAGMSLPDALANLAVRGPEPLRPAFAAFATDYQLSGRFGECLDRLKDRLADPVGDRVVEGLRLAREVGGGELGRLLRNLSGYLRDEARTRSEMEARQAWAVNGARLAVAAPWVVLLFMTPQTAVIQRYASPGGALVLASGAAACVVAYRLMMRIGRLPVERRVLT; this is encoded by the coding sequence ATGGGCGCCCTGGTCGGGCTCGGACTCGGCGTCGGCCTGTTGCTCGTGTGGTCGGCGCTGGCGCTCCCGCACGAGACGAGGACGCAGTCGCACGAGCCGCGGCTGCGGACGATGCTGGCCCGGGCCGACCTCGACCAGGTGAGCAGCGGCAGCTTCGTGGCGATGTGCCTGATCCTGGGTCTCGGCGCCGGTGTCCTCGTCCAGCTGGTGTCGGGTGCGCCGCCGGTGGCCCTGAGCTTCGCCGTCATCGCCGGCGGTGCCCCCGTCGCGGTCGTCAGGGCCCGTGGCCGCCGACGGCTCCGCGAGCTGGCCCAGGTCTGGCCGGAGGCCGTCGACAACCTGGCCTCCGCCGTACGTGCCGGCATGTCGCTGCCCGACGCGCTCGCGAACCTCGCCGTCCGCGGACCCGAGCCGCTGCGCCCGGCGTTCGCTGCCTTCGCCACCGACTACCAGCTCTCCGGCCGCTTCGGGGAGTGCCTCGACCGGCTCAAGGACCGGCTCGCCGACCCGGTCGGCGACCGCGTGGTGGAGGGGCTGCGCCTGGCCCGCGAGGTGGGCGGGGGCGAGCTCGGCCGGTTGCTCCGCAACCTGTCCGGCTACCTGCGGGACGAGGCGCGGACCCGTTCCGAGATGGAGGCCCGGCAGGCCTGGGCGGTCAACGGAGCCCGGTTGGCGGTGGCCGCACCCTGGGTGGTGCTGCTGTTCATGACGCCCCAGACCGCGGTGATCCAGCGCTACGCCTCACCCGGTGGCGCGCTGGTTCTCGCCTCCGGTGCCGCTGCCTGCGTGGTGGCCTACCGGCTGATGATGCGCATCGGTCGGCTCCCGGTCGAACGGCGGGTGCTGACGTGA